The following proteins are encoded in a genomic region of Magnolia sinica isolate HGM2019 chromosome 1, MsV1, whole genome shotgun sequence:
- the LOC131245596 gene encoding DNA topoisomerase 2-like, with protein MRLSNTTIFSLKKCLKECLLLLPQLLKEHEKEEAQVEEVTGQMEGKAGKPLAKASRQVGKNPRKNNTKKANEADTVVKSVASVSTTAETGHVSKVAKPKGRGALKKAPARKVCLQILKLLISQKMPTVADSEEEDDEVLELKERLAAYNIDSP; from the exons ATGAG GTTATCCAACACCAcgattttttccttaaaaaaatgtCTGAAAGAGTGCCTACTTCTCTTGCCTCAACTTCTCAAG GAGCATGAGAAGGAAGAAGCCCAAGTGGAGGAGGTGACAGGACAGATGGAGggcaa GGCAGGGAAGCCTCTCGCTAAGGCTTCTAGACAAGTTGGAAAGAACCCAAGAAAGAACAACACCAAGAAAGCCAATGAAGCAGATACTGTTGTGAAATCTGTAGCATCAGTTAGTACTACAGCTGAAACTG GACATGTTTCCAAGGTGGCAAAACCCAAAGGCAGGGGAGCTCTGAAGAAGGCTCCTGCTAGAAAGGTGTGCTTGCAAATCTTGAAACTTCTTATTTCCCAA AAAATGCCAACTGTTGCTGATAGTGAGGAGGAAGATGATGAGGTGCTCGAGCTAAAAGAACGACTGGCAGCGTATAACATTGATTCTCCTTAA